One genomic segment of Desulfomicrobium sp. ZS1 includes these proteins:
- the argH gene encoding argininosuccinate lyase, which translates to MSSTQKEKKLWGGRFSGDTAPLVERYTCSVGFDSRLHAQDINGSMAHASMLAKQGIISQPECDAIHQGLEQIRGEIADGTFVWRQDLEDVHMNIEHRLTEIVGTPGQKLHTGRSRNDQVALDFRLFVGACLDEWAANLRGLIGVLVQRAEEHHDVLLPGCTHFQPAQPVSLAQHLLAYAQMFRRDHDRVRDALARTRISPLGAAALAGTTHPLDPEQVASSLGLGGTFANSMDAVSDRDFVLEATFCGSLVMMHLSRLCEEIIIWANPQFGFVRLPDAYSTGSSIMPQKKNPDVAELMRGKTGRVYGDLMALLTLMKGLPMAYNRDMQEDKEPFLDTHDTVAPSLSIMAGMLSELGFNRERMRRALKAGFLNATELADYLAAKGVPFRQAHHITGAVVAFAEQNGIGLEDLNISQLQRFSADIDEDVFAVLDYGNAVARRRVNGGTGPDSVKSQIEDLSSWLDATS; encoded by the coding sequence ATGAGCTCGACGCAGAAGGAAAAGAAATTGTGGGGCGGCCGTTTTTCCGGCGACACTGCTCCCCTGGTTGAGCGCTACACCTGTTCCGTGGGTTTTGATTCGCGCCTGCACGCCCAGGACATCAACGGGTCCATGGCGCATGCGTCCATGCTGGCCAAGCAGGGCATCATCAGCCAGCCCGAATGCGACGCCATCCATCAGGGCCTGGAGCAGATCCGGGGTGAAATCGCGGACGGGACATTTGTCTGGCGGCAGGACCTCGAAGACGTGCACATGAACATTGAGCACCGCCTGACCGAGATCGTCGGCACTCCGGGTCAGAAGCTGCATACGGGGCGTTCGCGCAACGATCAGGTGGCTCTTGATTTCCGGCTTTTTGTCGGCGCCTGTCTGGACGAGTGGGCCGCGAACCTGCGCGGCCTGATCGGTGTGCTCGTGCAGCGGGCCGAGGAGCATCATGATGTGCTCCTGCCGGGGTGCACCCATTTTCAGCCCGCCCAGCCAGTCAGTCTGGCCCAGCATCTGCTGGCCTACGCCCAGATGTTTCGCCGCGATCACGACCGCGTTCGCGATGCTCTGGCCAGGACCAGGATTTCTCCCTTGGGCGCTGCGGCCCTGGCCGGAACCACCCATCCCCTGGACCCGGAGCAGGTCGCTTCGAGCCTTGGTCTGGGCGGGACGTTTGCCAACAGCATGGACGCGGTCTCGGACCGTGATTTCGTGCTCGAAGCCACGTTTTGCGGGAGCCTTGTCATGATGCACCTCTCGCGTCTGTGCGAGGAGATCATCATCTGGGCCAACCCGCAGTTCGGCTTTGTGCGTCTGCCGGACGCCTATTCCACGGGTTCGTCCATCATGCCCCAGAAGAAGAATCCGGACGTGGCCGAGCTCATGCGCGGCAAGACCGGTCGGGTTTACGGGGATCTCATGGCTCTTCTGACCCTCATGAAGGGCCTGCCCATGGCCTATAATCGGGACATGCAGGAAGACAAGGAGCCCTTCCTGGACACGCACGACACGGTAGCGCCGTCCCTGTCCATCATGGCCGGGATGCTCTCGGAACTCGGTTTCAATCGCGAACGCATGCGCCGGGCCCTGAAGGCAGGTTTTTTGAATGCCACCGAACTTGCCGATTATCTGGCGGCCAAGGGCGTGCCTTTCCGGCAGGCACACCATATCACGGGTGCAGTCGTGGCCTTTGCGGAGCAAAACGGGATCGGGCTCGAAGACTTGAATATCAGTCAGTTGCAGCGGTTTTCCGCAGATATCGACGAGGATGTCTTTGCGGTCCTTGATTACGGGAACGCGGTGGCCAGACGGCGTGTTAACGGCGGAACCGGACCCGATTCCGTCAAAAGCCAGATTGAGGACTTGTCATCCTGGCTGGATGCGACATCGTAG
- a CDS encoding YcaO-like family protein — protein sequence MTAPGASAPFRYRLAHQESLLGVAYFSPEPAESLTLEQCLEHVRRTPNDEFMRAHVRPRLAALDADSLCAMHADADPVIKSLILEAVLLTPAHSALWERMRTQAQADLTPQLFLTSASMHDHDLHARASRLLAANIFEHKPLPDDIAALPLEPAREQVALDPAGIKAALAPLPPCPRRPAKQTYTLAMERLYGLGILDGPQMRHHASLAPWGVLQRWRLDRTTRCGSFNHRLEGLMTSYGRGLCLEDAQASLAMEIVERYSSFADIRGQRISGSLDEDEIRVGSCRELGDMAMDPNSMRLEAPYAQQPLHWMTAHDKNGQARFVPVQSVYLFTNLDEIRLFSGLGSTGLASGNTPEEAKVSGLLEVVERDAEAVSVFDPSRCFRIRSSDAGVHAVLERYREQGIDPVFQDLTTDLGVPCYKCFVHLLDGALVKATGASLSGLRAALSALTETPFPFPGTEASAPGPDGLPVRMLEDLPDSSTGSAAGDLALLEAILDAQGLSPLYANLTKRELRLPVFRAIVPGLEIVSDFDRFTRISPRLWRDVLRLKGTGA from the coding sequence GTGACAGCCCCCGGCGCATCCGCCCCTTTCCGCTATCGACTGGCCCATCAGGAGAGCCTGCTCGGCGTGGCCTACTTCAGCCCTGAACCTGCCGAATCCCTGACTTTGGAGCAATGCCTGGAACATGTCCGCCGCACGCCCAACGATGAGTTCATGCGCGCCCATGTCCGCCCCCGCTTGGCCGCTCTCGATGCGGACAGTCTGTGCGCCATGCATGCGGATGCCGACCCCGTCATCAAGAGCCTGATTCTCGAAGCCGTGCTCCTGACCCCGGCCCACTCAGCACTGTGGGAGCGGATGCGGACGCAGGCGCAGGCGGATCTGACTCCGCAGCTCTTTCTGACCAGCGCGTCCATGCATGACCATGACCTTCACGCCCGCGCAAGCCGCCTGCTGGCCGCGAACATTTTCGAGCACAAGCCCCTGCCAGACGACATTGCCGCCCTGCCTCTCGAACCGGCCCGGGAGCAGGTCGCGCTTGACCCGGCCGGGATCAAGGCCGCGCTTGCGCCCTTGCCCCCGTGTCCCAGGCGGCCGGCAAAGCAGACGTACACGCTGGCCATGGAGAGACTCTATGGCCTCGGCATCCTGGACGGCCCGCAGATGCGCCATCACGCGTCCCTGGCCCCGTGGGGGGTGCTGCAGCGTTGGCGGCTGGACCGCACGACGCGCTGCGGCAGCTTCAACCACCGCCTGGAAGGGCTCATGACCAGCTACGGCCGGGGGCTGTGCCTGGAAGATGCGCAGGCATCCTTGGCCATGGAGATCGTGGAACGCTACAGTTCCTTCGCCGACATCCGGGGCCAGCGCATCTCGGGCAGCCTGGATGAAGACGAAATTCGAGTGGGCAGCTGCCGCGAACTGGGCGACATGGCCATGGACCCGAATAGCATGCGCCTTGAAGCGCCCTACGCGCAGCAGCCCCTGCACTGGATGACCGCCCACGACAAAAACGGACAGGCACGGTTCGTTCCGGTCCAATCCGTATATCTGTTCACCAATCTGGATGAGATCCGCCTGTTCAGCGGGCTGGGCTCCACGGGACTGGCCTCGGGGAATACCCCGGAAGAGGCCAAAGTCAGCGGGCTGCTTGAAGTCGTGGAACGCGATGCCGAGGCAGTCAGCGTGTTCGATCCTTCGCGTTGTTTTCGGATTCGGAGCAGTGACGCCGGCGTACACGCGGTACTCGAACGCTACCGCGAGCAGGGCATTGACCCTGTTTTTCAGGATCTGACCACGGACCTGGGCGTACCCTGCTATAAATGTTTCGTGCATCTGCTGGATGGGGCGCTGGTCAAAGCCACGGGCGCATCCCTGTCGGGCCTGCGGGCGGCGCTGTCGGCCCTGACCGAAACGCCTTTCCCCTTTCCCGGCACGGAAGCATCGGCGCCCGGTCCGGACGGTCTGCCCGTGCGCATGCTCGAAGACCTGCCCGACTCTTCCACGGGTTCGGCCGCAGGCGACCTGGCCCTGCTCGAAGCGATCCTGGACGCACAGGGCCTTTCGCCTCTCTACGCCAACCTGACCAAACGCGAGCTGCGGCTGCCGGTCTTTCGCGCCATTGTGCCAGGTCTTGAGATTGTCTCGGACTTCGACCGCTTCACGCGCATCAGTCCGCGCCTGTGGAGGGATGTGCTCAGACTGAAGGGAACAGGCGCCTGA
- the ybeY gene encoding rRNA maturation RNase YbeY, with protein MLHLDQTVPVDPRFPLSGPELMEIFEGLALAFGLDEWQLSLRIVDDREMAELNGQYMGCLGPTNVLSFPGDEDWLGDLVLSVETLVRECRLYNQDPHEYTVRLLAHGLLHLMGHDHGPKMEALTELAVDSVRLDADESFRRLFPSV; from the coding sequence ATGCTGCATCTGGACCAAACCGTGCCTGTCGATCCGCGTTTTCCTTTGTCGGGGCCTGAGCTCATGGAGATTTTCGAAGGTCTGGCCCTGGCCTTTGGCCTTGATGAGTGGCAGCTCTCCCTGCGCATTGTCGATGATCGGGAAATGGCCGAGTTGAACGGCCAATACATGGGCTGCCTGGGTCCGACCAACGTGCTCAGCTTCCCCGGTGACGAAGACTGGCTCGGGGACCTGGTGCTCTCCGTCGAGACATTGGTCCGGGAATGTCGGCTCTACAACCAGGATCCCCACGAATACACCGTGCGCCTGCTGGCCCACGGCCTGCTGCATCTCATGGGTCACGATCACGGCCCAAAGATGGAGGCGCTGACCGAGCTCGCGGTGGATTCGGTCCGGCTTGACGCTGACGAATCCTTCAGGCGCCTGTTCCCTTCAGTCTGA
- a CDS encoding argininosuccinate synthase produces the protein MSKIEKVVLAYSGGLDTSAILKWIKKTYECEVITMTADLGQGEELDGLEDKALSTGATKAYVVDLQEEFVSDYVFPMFRANAVYEGGYLLGTSIARPLIAKRMVEIALAEGAQAVAHGATGKGNDQVRFELSTLALAPHLKTIAPWREWDLNSRTDLIAFCEENGISVPVTKEKPYSCDRNLLHLSFEGGELEDPWSEPGPGTYQMSVNPEDAPDAPEVIVLDFEKGNPVALNGQALSPAKMLAALNELGGRHGIGRLDMVENRFVGMKSRGVYETPGGAILQRAHRDLEGVCMDRELLHLRDTLIPRYAEMVYNGYWFAPEREALQAFMDKAQETVTGTVRLKLYKGGVYPLGRKSPYSLYNPDLATFEKDEVYNQADAAGFIKLHGLRLQARQPFLNKIKG, from the coding sequence ATGAGCAAAATAGAAAAAGTCGTGTTGGCGTACTCAGGCGGCCTCGACACCTCGGCCATCCTGAAATGGATCAAGAAAACCTACGAATGCGAAGTCATCACCATGACCGCGGACTTGGGGCAGGGCGAGGAGCTCGACGGCCTGGAGGACAAGGCGCTCTCCACCGGCGCGACCAAGGCCTATGTCGTGGACCTGCAGGAAGAGTTCGTCTCCGATTATGTTTTTCCCATGTTTCGCGCCAACGCCGTCTATGAGGGCGGGTATCTGCTCGGCACCTCCATCGCTCGGCCGCTCATTGCCAAGCGGATGGTCGAGATCGCCCTGGCCGAAGGCGCCCAGGCCGTGGCCCACGGCGCCACGGGCAAGGGCAATGACCAGGTTCGCTTCGAGCTCTCGACCCTGGCCCTGGCCCCGCATCTCAAAACCATCGCGCCGTGGCGGGAGTGGGACCTTAATTCCCGCACCGATCTGATCGCTTTTTGCGAAGAGAACGGCATCTCCGTGCCCGTGACCAAGGAAAAGCCCTATTCCTGCGACCGCAATCTTTTGCACCTGAGCTTCGAGGGCGGGGAACTGGAAGACCCGTGGTCCGAGCCCGGTCCCGGTACCTATCAGATGAGCGTCAATCCCGAGGACGCGCCGGACGCGCCCGAAGTTATCGTTCTGGATTTTGAAAAGGGCAATCCCGTGGCCCTGAACGGTCAGGCTTTGTCCCCTGCGAAAATGCTCGCGGCCTTGAACGAGCTGGGTGGGCGGCATGGCATCGGCCGTCTGGACATGGTCGAGAACCGCTTCGTGGGCATGAAGTCCCGCGGCGTTTACGAGACTCCGGGCGGAGCCATTCTGCAGCGCGCTCATCGCGATCTTGAAGGGGTGTGCATGGACCGCGAGCTTCTGCATCTGCGCGACACCCTTATCCCGCGTTACGCCGAGATGGTTTACAACGGCTACTGGTTCGCCCCCGAGCGCGAAGCCCTGCAGGCCTTCATGGACAAGGCCCAGGAGACCGTGACCGGCACCGTGCGCCTGAAACTGTACAAGGGCGGGGTCTACCCGCTGGGACGCAAGTCTCCGTACTCGCTTTATAATCCGGATCTGGCCACTTTTGAAAAAGATGAAGTCTACAATCAGGCCGACGCTGCCGGATTCATCAAGCTGCACGGCCTTCGCCTGCAGGCCCGTCAGCCCTTTCTGAACAAGATCAAGGGCTAG
- a CDS encoding amidohydrolase family protein encodes MTEAFRAARILTMNSQCPEIRDGGILVREGRILAVGSWREVAGDGACRDLGPVTIVPGLINAHVHLELSHLAGRVPGGRGFEAWADGLFAAMRESRVTEAAMERAVAEARASGTCYMADVVGREFDMVRRVVDSQGLGGFLFNEFSGRDREFCPRPLPGDWSPGVHALYSTDHSLARSIKEWCSSRGLPFSLHLAEVPGENELFQSGGGEFADFLRTRRILPKGCAAPGLSAAGFARELGLLDERTLAVHCVHVDENDVEILAASGACVCLCPRSNSWIGVGDAPVAALCAAGVPLCLGTDSLASVPSLDLWQELRAARALMPCKASLFDLLALVTRNPARVLGIEADYGSLAVGTRAVWTVLPDDMQ; translated from the coding sequence ATGACGGAAGCGTTCCGCGCCGCGCGTATCCTGACCATGAATTCGCAGTGTCCCGAGATTCGGGATGGCGGAATCCTGGTCCGGGAGGGCCGCATCCTGGCCGTGGGAAGTTGGCGCGAGGTGGCCGGGGATGGAGCTTGCCGCGATCTGGGGCCGGTGACCATTGTGCCCGGTCTCATCAATGCCCATGTTCATCTGGAATTGTCGCATTTGGCCGGGCGGGTGCCAGGCGGCCGGGGCTTTGAGGCCTGGGCGGACGGCCTCTTTGCCGCCATGCGCGAAAGCAGAGTGACTGAAGCGGCGATGGAGAGGGCGGTGGCGGAGGCGCGCGCAAGCGGAACCTGCTACATGGCCGATGTGGTCGGCCGTGAATTCGACATGGTCCGCCGCGTAGTGGACAGTCAGGGACTTGGCGGCTTCCTGTTCAACGAATTTTCCGGTCGGGACCGCGAATTTTGTCCCAGGCCTCTGCCCGGGGACTGGAGTCCGGGCGTGCACGCCTTATATTCCACGGACCACTCCCTGGCCCGGTCCATCAAGGAATGGTGTTCATCCCGTGGTCTTCCTTTCAGCCTGCATCTAGCCGAAGTGCCGGGAGAGAACGAACTTTTTCAAAGCGGCGGCGGTGAGTTTGCCGATTTTCTGCGCACCCGCCGCATTCTGCCCAAGGGCTGTGCCGCGCCGGGCCTCAGCGCCGCCGGGTTCGCACGCGAACTTGGCCTTTTGGACGAACGCACCTTGGCGGTGCATTGCGTGCATGTGGATGAAAACGATGTGGAGATTTTGGCCGCAAGCGGAGCCTGCGTCTGCCTGTGTCCGCGCAGCAACAGCTGGATCGGAGTGGGTGACGCGCCCGTGGCCGCTTTGTGCGCGGCGGGAGTTCCGTTGTGTCTGGGCACGGATTCCCTGGCGTCGGTCCCCAGCCTTGACCTGTGGCAAGAGTTGAGGGCCGCGCGGGCGCTCATGCCATGCAAGGCGTCCCTCTTTGATCTCCTGGCGCTTGTGACCCGCAATCCGGCCCGGGTGCTTGGAATTGAAGCGGACTACGGGAGCCTGGCCGTCGGTACGCGCGCAGTCTGGACGGTTCTTCCGGATGATATGCAATGA
- the argF gene encoding ornithine carbamoyltransferase, translating into MMKHFLSINNLMATEAMDLVLRAKEMKDGDYRSDLLAGKTLAMIFEKASTRTRVSFEVGIRHLGGDTIFMTPADSQLGRSEPLKDTARVLSRYVQGMVVRTFAQKNVEDLARYGSIPVVNALTDMYHPCQIMSDMLTIYERTTHLKDLVISWIGDGNNMAHSWINAAVYFGFQLNIASPEGYTPKTAVLERALKMGAKVYVTDDPKAAIAGSHFVNTDVWASMGQEAEQKRREKAFAGYQLDEELLALADPNARVLHCLPAHRGEEISESVFEGPQSIVFDQAENRLHMQKAILEWIYS; encoded by the coding sequence ATCATGAAGCATTTTTTATCGATTAATAATCTGATGGCCACCGAGGCCATGGATCTGGTGCTGAGGGCCAAGGAAATGAAGGACGGGGACTACCGTTCCGACCTGCTCGCCGGCAAGACTCTGGCCATGATTTTCGAGAAGGCCTCCACCCGTACGCGCGTCTCTTTCGAGGTGGGCATCCGTCATCTGGGCGGGGACACGATATTCATGACCCCGGCCGACTCCCAGCTGGGTCGCAGCGAGCCCCTGAAAGACACGGCCCGCGTACTGTCGCGCTACGTGCAGGGCATGGTCGTGCGCACCTTCGCCCAGAAAAATGTCGAGGATCTGGCCCGCTACGGCAGCATCCCGGTGGTCAATGCTTTGACGGACATGTATCACCCCTGTCAGATCATGAGCGACATGCTCACCATCTACGAGCGGACCACGCATCTCAAGGATCTGGTCATTTCCTGGATCGGGGACGGAAACAACATGGCCCATTCCTGGATCAACGCCGCCGTCTACTTCGGCTTTCAGCTCAATATCGCAAGCCCTGAAGGGTACACTCCCAAGACCGCCGTGCTGGAGCGCGCGCTGAAGATGGGCGCCAAGGTTTATGTGACCGACGATCCGAAGGCGGCCATCGCCGGATCTCATTTCGTCAACACCGACGTGTGGGCCTCCATGGGACAGGAAGCGGAGCAGAAAAGGCGCGAAAAGGCCTTTGCCGGGTATCAGCTCGATGAAGAGCTTCTCGCCTTGGCCGACCCGAATGCCAGGGTTCTGCATTGTCTGCCTGCCCATCGCGGCGAGGAGATCAGCGAGTCGGTCTTTGAAGGACCGCAGTCCATTGTTTTTGATCAGGCCGAAAACCGTCTGCACATGCAGAAGGCCATTCTGGAATGGATTTACAGCTAA
- a CDS encoding methyl-accepting chemotaxis protein, with translation MDIFRRSLAAKMLGTTALVLVVFFGILFWTTFFMQKAGTLHEVEVTAERTAEMLALAIREPMALGDNAGTTRKFEEVGARYDDIDIHLTNFKGNITYSTTEQSLRGEIADVVKAPELAGMLAERLKTDGMSQVITEIDGTPSYVEVKTISNEPACHHCHGGNQPVLGVLVMRQDISRQMGALMDGQIKAGSIMATGMVVLLCCLAFFMRLAIFKPVHAVALATEKVSKGDLTVRVETKSRDQIGQLAQSVNTMTEHMGSMMQEIISGVGTLAEASGQLTSVSETVASVARDNQDRSNSVAAAAEEMSQNMRSVAAATEQATVNISTVAAASEEMSATIEEISRSTGRAREITAQAVSVAQATSTDVDRLGAVASEISSVTQTITAISSQTNLLALNATIEAARAGEAGRGFAVVANEIKELANQTAAATDEIRNKISGIQGATDQTIGRIGEITRVITDIDSIVATIAAAVEEQSTTTRDIAQNIGQASQGLDEVNHNVTQTSGVAGEITVQIAEVSNSASNMSRNGETVREHAEELRALSEQLKGLVQMFRIS, from the coding sequence ATGGACATTTTCCGAAGATCTCTTGCCGCCAAGATGCTTGGGACCACGGCTTTGGTGTTGGTGGTGTTTTTCGGCATTCTTTTCTGGACGACTTTTTTCATGCAGAAGGCCGGCACGCTGCACGAGGTCGAGGTCACTGCGGAACGTACAGCGGAAATGCTCGCCTTGGCCATCCGGGAACCCATGGCTCTCGGAGACAATGCAGGGACGACTCGAAAATTTGAGGAAGTCGGGGCGCGGTATGACGATATCGATATTCATCTGACCAATTTCAAAGGCAATATTACCTATTCCACTACGGAGCAGTCTCTGCGCGGAGAAATTGCCGATGTCGTCAAAGCGCCCGAGTTGGCCGGCATGCTCGCAGAGCGTCTGAAAACCGACGGGATGAGTCAGGTCATTACCGAAATCGACGGCACGCCCTCCTACGTCGAAGTGAAGACCATTTCGAACGAGCCTGCCTGTCATCATTGCCACGGTGGAAATCAGCCGGTGCTTGGAGTTCTGGTCATGCGGCAGGACATTTCCAGGCAAATGGGCGCGCTCATGGACGGTCAGATCAAGGCCGGGTCGATTATGGCTACGGGCATGGTCGTGCTTCTTTGCTGTCTGGCATTTTTCATGCGTCTCGCGATTTTCAAGCCTGTCCATGCGGTCGCGCTTGCTACGGAGAAGGTCAGCAAGGGTGACCTGACCGTACGGGTGGAGACCAAGAGCCGGGATCAGATCGGTCAGTTGGCGCAGAGCGTGAACACCATGACCGAGCACATGGGCTCCATGATGCAGGAGATAATCTCCGGCGTTGGCACCTTGGCGGAAGCTTCCGGACAATTGACCTCGGTATCGGAAACCGTGGCCAGCGTGGCCCGGGACAATCAGGACCGGTCCAACAGCGTGGCCGCCGCCGCAGAGGAAATGAGCCAGAATATGCGTTCGGTGGCAGCGGCCACCGAGCAGGCGACGGTCAACATATCGACGGTGGCCGCCGCATCCGAAGAGATGAGCGCGACCATCGAAGAGATCTCCAGAAGTACGGGCCGGGCCAGGGAAATCACCGCCCAGGCCGTGAGCGTGGCGCAGGCCACTTCCACCGATGTGGACCGACTTGGCGCCGTGGCCAGCGAAATCAGTTCGGTTACGCAGACCATCACCGCCATCTCTTCCCAGACAAACCTGCTGGCGCTCAATGCCACCATCGAGGCCGCAAGAGCCGGTGAGGCAGGGCGGGGATTCGCGGTCGTAGCCAATGAGATCAAGGAACTTGCCAACCAGACGGCGGCAGCAACGGATGAAATCCGCAACAAGATCAGCGGAATCCAGGGCGCCACGGATCAGACCATTGGGCGCATCGGCGAGATCACCCGGGTCATCACGGACATCGATTCCATTGTGGCCACCATCGCCGCCGCCGTGGAGGAACAGTCCACGACAACCCGCGATATAGCGCAGAACATCGGCCAGGCCTCGCAGGGTCTTGACGAGGTCAACCATAACGTGACCCAGACTTCGGGAGTTGCCGGCGAGATTACTGTCCAGATCGCGGAAGTCAGCAATTCGGCTTCGAACATGAGCCGCAATGGCGAAACGGTTCGGGAGCATGCGGAAGAGTTGCGCGCCCTTTCGGAACAGCTTAAAGGGCTCGTGCAGATGTTTCGCATCAGCTAG
- a CDS encoding cytochrome c family protein → MEGRVVLNVWRACVLVCILWPFSAMAENSYVGTAACKDCHEEQHENFTKYAKKSHSDRSVKIMASDLTEAELATCYGCHATGFGKPGGFISYEKTPHLADAGCEVCHGPGYDHAESGGDAELIKGKLTMEDCVGCHNEDRVKSFNFKPLLYGGAH, encoded by the coding sequence ATGGAGGGACGAGTCGTGCTCAACGTGTGGCGTGCCTGTGTACTGGTATGCATATTATGGCCGTTTTCCGCCATGGCGGAAAACTCGTATGTCGGCACTGCCGCCTGTAAGGACTGTCATGAAGAACAGCATGAAAATTTTACCAAATACGCCAAGAAGTCCCATTCGGACAGATCTGTGAAAATTATGGCTTCGGACTTGACCGAGGCGGAGCTTGCAACCTGCTATGGATGCCATGCCACGGGGTTTGGCAAGCCCGGAGGCTTCATCAGCTACGAAAAGACGCCGCATCTGGCCGATGCCGGATGCGAGGTCTGTCATGGCCCTGGGTATGACCACGCGGAGAGCGGGGGTGATGCGGAGCTGATCAAGGGCAAATTGACCATGGAAGATTGCGTGGGCTGCCACAACGAAGACCGGGTCAAGTCCTTCAATTTTAAGCCGCTGCTCTACGGCGGGGCGCACTAG
- a CDS encoding ABC transporter substrate-binding protein, producing the protein MKKFFVTAALVLAMACPGFAKTYNVSVSQFVEHPSLDAVLKGFQDSLKAQGVEATYSVHNAQANMATANQIASQIAGENPDLVLAIATPAAQACALASKRSPILAGSPLLFTAITDPVSAGLVDDLEKPGKNITGVSDMLPVGQHMAMLRRFYPNLKKLGMIYNAGEANSKTTVAMVKAEGAKAGFEVVEATVAKTSDVYQAAKALVGKVDAVYLPTDNTVISSLESVIKVCQQEKMPLFSADVDSVKRGTVAALAFDYYQHGYQTGLMAKRILVDGSFPSVTPVETQQELVLHLNLGAAKKIGVDVPKEVRETADKIYE; encoded by the coding sequence ATGAAGAAGTTTTTTGTGACCGCGGCGCTTGTGCTGGCCATGGCCTGTCCGGGTTTCGCCAAAACCTACAACGTTTCCGTGAGTCAGTTTGTCGAGCATCCGTCACTGGATGCTGTTCTGAAAGGCTTTCAGGACAGTCTGAAGGCGCAGGGCGTGGAGGCGACCTACTCCGTGCACAACGCCCAGGCCAACATGGCCACGGCCAACCAGATCGCTTCCCAGATAGCCGGTGAAAATCCCGATCTTGTGCTGGCCATTGCCACGCCCGCAGCCCAGGCTTGCGCGCTGGCATCCAAAAGGTCGCCGATCCTGGCCGGAAGTCCGCTCCTGTTCACTGCGATCACCGACCCTGTCAGCGCGGGGTTGGTCGACGACCTGGAAAAGCCCGGCAAAAACATCACCGGCGTTTCCGACATGCTGCCTGTGGGCCAGCATATGGCCATGCTGCGTCGCTTCTATCCCAATCTGAAGAAGCTGGGCATGATCTATAACGCCGGAGAGGCGAATTCCAAGACCACTGTGGCCATGGTCAAGGCGGAAGGGGCCAAGGCCGGTTTTGAAGTGGTGGAAGCGACCGTGGCCAAGACCAGCGATGTCTATCAGGCTGCCAAGGCTCTTGTTGGAAAGGTCGACGCAGTCTATCTGCCGACGGACAACACGGTGATTTCCTCTCTGGAGTCCGTGATCAAGGTTTGCCAGCAGGAAAAAATGCCTCTGTTTTCCGCGGATGTGGATTCGGTGAAACGCGGAACAGTGGCTGCGCTGGCGTTCGATTATTATCAGCATGGGTATCAGACCGGCCTCATGGCCAAACGCATCCTGGTCGATGGTTCGTTTCCGTCCGTCACGCCCGTGGAGACGCAGCAGGAACTGGTGCTGCACCTCAATCTCGGGGCCGCCAAGAAGATTGGCGTGGATGTGCCCAAAGAAGTCAGAGAGACCGCCGACAAGATTTATGAATAG